In Gossypium arboreum isolate Shixiya-1 chromosome 3, ASM2569848v2, whole genome shotgun sequence, the sequence AAATGTGGATtagattttatttaatataaaacaaGTCATCATTTGagcatattaaaatattataaacgtCAAATTTGGACTTTAATTTAATaagtatttataaaaaatttaattatattttgaatTCAGATTGGTCAatttttttctttagttttgttaaaaataacatgaaataaacaTGCGAAAAAAATAGTCCCAATTAGGACAAAGAAAAATGGTCCCAATTAATTTGACTATTAATGATAGTAATTGAGAATGGCATTTTCTTttcaataataaaacaaataaatcttTACATTTTTTATTAAAGAGTCAATTTTTTCTGAATTTTTCttgcttaattattttttcacTCTGACTTTGTCTTAATATGctttttgtaaaaatgtaaacttATCCAATTAATCATGAGCAAAAAGAAAAACCTCCAGATTTCTTTTTTATTAAATACATTCATAATAAACTTTTGAATTAATTAATGAAAAACAAGCCAAAATTAGGTATAATTAAAAGACAGAATAATGCTAAATAAGTGACAGAAAATATCAAAATAGCAGGTTTAAATTTggagaaacaaataaaaaaaaacgcTTTTTATACAGCGTGttcttttaactcttttaatatatcaatttatttaGTCGATAGTTAAATATTAATGGTTTTATCATTAATTTTGAGTTAAATTATTCTCTTACtcacatttgtatttttattttaccttgtatatatgattaaataatagTGATTTTATCATTGAGTCTTAGGTTTGATTCCTCTTCTAAGAAAGTTTGTactttttttatttcatgttgtttcaaattttttatttttaattaataaatatattgttttcaagttttttcatttatcttttaattaataattattttatttaaaatatcaaataatTATTGTCAAATATCATTATctttagtaaatataattttatatgtgtAATGTTTATTTTTCAATTCATATCATGAATATagtaaattttagtattatatatttttgtatgtgtatttaaaataattaattgaaatatttaacatataaaattatttgaaatatcataccCACGATGCACATGAAAAAcaataatatttgaaataattgattgattttataatattagaaatcaTCATACCCACAATATATGTGGAGAAactaaatattttacatataaatattatatataaaaaatataacaaaaaattaGTTGttgcttttaaaaataaaatatatttaacataatgatacatatcaatttcatcaaaatataatttatattatataatttgaaataattattttattttataaataaaataattattaattaaaaataaataaataaaaacttcaatgtgaaaCAAAaaatacaattgtgtttaaaagaaaattgaagctaagacttaaaatgataaaatcacTATTGTTTAAGTATCTAATAAGAGGAGCTAATGTATTAAAGCAAAGCTtgaaacaatataaaataaaaatacaaatgtaAGTAGAAGAGAAATCGAACTTGAGAATCAAAAATAAAACtactaacatttaattatttaaccAAATGAACCAAtatatttaaaaagttaaaaagtaaTCCTACGAGATGCGTTTtcagaagaaaaaaaaacactttCTACAAAATAAGCTTATTATTAGGTTTTTCAAAATCAGTTTATTTTTCGAAATatcagaaaaaaaaattgtacattttcctgaatatatttttaaaatcagcATCGTCTCCAAATTCTCATAATTTGGCAGGAGAAAAGCAGAAATGAAAGGAAAATGCAATGCCCCACCATGCACATGCACTGCACGCACGCTTCCAAACACTTCCCTTGAAATTCTTTCTTTGACTCGTCACTTGGTAAAGCTCCGCACTAACACGTGCCAAACACTATCCACGCGCCTTTTCCTCACGCTCTCTCTACTCTTTTCTCTATCCTATAAATACTCCCCTTCCCTCCCTAAACTCCAATATCTCAAACTGCACCTTCCCCCATAATCGTAAAACTAACTGAAATCCTCTCTCACTTCCATTCCTCTTCTATTCTCCTTCTCCACTGCCGGGCTTCCGCTGCCGTCGACACCCAGTATGGAGGCTCCCCGGCTGTATTCGACTAAACCTGTTCAATCTCTCAAGCCAACGAAGAAGATTCCTTTAGAGGAAGATCACGGTAAAGCCTCAGACGCATTGCCGCTTCCCTTGCACCTAACGAATGCCCTGTTCTTCTCCCTCTTCTTCTCGGTGGTTTATTTCCTTCTTTCCCGTTGGCGTGAGAAGATCCGTACCTCCACAGCTCTCCATGTCGTCACCTTTTCCGACATCATAGCCCTTCTCTCATTTTTCGCGTCCTTTATTTACCTTTTGGGTTTCTTTGGGATTGACTTCGTTCAATCCTTGGTTTTCCAACCATCGCCTGACGTTTGGGTTGCCGAGGACGAGGAAGACGATAATGAAGTTCTGCTCGCAAAGGAAGACACCCGTAAGGTCCCTTGTGGACAAGCTCTCGATTGCTCGCTTCCACCTCTGCCTCCTGCCGCACCAATCGTGACTCCCCAGAAGGTGTTCGATGAAAAGCCTGTGACGGTTACAACGGAGGAAGATGAAGAACTAATTAAATCTGTAGTGGATGGAACAACCCCTTCGTATTCCTTGGAATCGAAATTGGGTGATTGCAAGAGGGCGGCTGCAATCAGGCGGGAAGCGTTGCAAAGATTAACAGGGAAGTCATTATCAGGATTGCCCTTGGATGGGTTAGATTACGAGTCGATTTTAGGGCAGTGTTGTGAGATGCCGGTTGGCTACGTGCAGATTCCCGTTGGAATTGCTGGGCCTTTGTTGGTTAATGGAAGAGAGTACTCGGTTCCTATGGCAACCACGGAAGGGTGCTTGGTGGCTAGCACTAATAGGGGCTGTAAGGCTATTCATTTGTCTGGTGGAGCTACAAGTGTTCTATTAAAAGATGGTATGACTAGAGCTCCATGTGTAAGGTTCGGTACTGCGAAAAGGGCAGCTGATTTGAAGTTGTATTTGGAGGACCCTGATAATTTCGAGACCTTGTCTGTTGTTTTCAACAGGTTTGTTTTGATATTTCTAGAACTCCATATTGATGGATttaaaattcaagctaatattgAAAATTTTGACTCTTTGGTGGTTGCAGATCAAGTAGGTTTGGCAGGCTTCAAGGTATCAAATGTGCAATTGCTGGAAAGAATCTGTATATTAGATTCACTTGCAGTACAGGTGATGCTATGGGGATGAACATGGTTTCCAAGGGAGTCCAAAACGTTTTGGATTTCCTTCAAACTGATTTCCCTGACATGGATGTCATTGGCATCTCTGGTGAGTTTCACTTTTTGACTTGTAATTGTGTTCTTTCTATGTTTTTACTGTTCTATATAGGATTACTGAAATTTATGAATTTGCCCATATAGGAAATTTTTGTTCCGACAAAAAACCAGCGGCTGTAAATTGGATTGAAGGACGAGGCAAATCTGTTGTTTGCGAAGCCATCATTAAGGGTGATGTGATTAAGAAGGTCTTGAAGACAAGTGTGGAATCTCTCGTTGAGCTTAACATGCTCAAGAACCTTACTGGATCAGCTATGGCTGGAGCTCTGGGTGGATTCAATGCCCACGCCAGTAACATCGTCACTGCAATCTACTTAGCTACGGGCCAAGATCCGGCTCAAAATGTGGAGAGCTCTCATTGCATCACTATGATGGAAGCTGTTAACGAGGGCAAGGACCTCCACATCTCTGTCACAATGCCTTCCATCGAGGTAATTGATTATGTTGCCGTCTGATTATCCATCACAAGGATTTTCATTACCAAAACAGAATCGGGGTATTTATGTATGTCCCTAATTATAATTGTTGCTGTATCTTTTAGGTTGGTACCGTTGGTGGTGGAACACAGCTTGCATCTCAGTCAGCCTGTTTGAACTTACTTGGAGTGAAGGGTGCAAGCAAAGAGACACCAGGAGCAAACTCTAGGACGCTGGCAACCATTGTAGCGTCTGCTGTTCTTGCCGGGGAGCTGTCGCTCATGTCAGCACTTGCAGCAGGGCAACTAGTTAAGAGCCATATGAAGTACAATAGGTCAAGTAAGGATGTCTCCAAGGCTACTTCATAGAGAAAACGTAACGATGGCCTGATATTTGGGGGTAAAGTGGTAATCTCCCATGGTAGAAACTTACTAAGGAGATATATCCCTTTGTGTCTAGCTTAGGTGTACGTTCCCATTTCACCCGACATAGCAGGTTGATGGAGCAGTTATGGCGGTTGAGAAGAATGgagattatttattaatattggtTACTCACGATTAGTTGGCGATGATTAAACTCATGTGGTGGAAGCTGCCCTCTATCAATGCCTTTGAAATTGAATGGAAGAACCCCCACCCCACGGGTAAATGGGAGTAGATAGATTATACAGAACAGAAAAagaattttctttatttattttgtattttgttctttcctttcttttaaaGACAAATTCAGGCCATGTAACCTAACTTTTAAAGCATTTGAAAGCAACTTTTGAAATATATTGCCCAAACAATTTGcagttaaaaaaacaaaaatacctttaaaattatatttattgaacGTGTCACCAACATAGTTAAAAAGCTTTAAATGATAAGGATGGCAGCCGGTTAATTGGGTTCAACAAATCCTTTGGTGTTTGCTCTATTTTGCAATAGGAGGCGAGGGCAATGCATGGTGGATTAATAACCGCTTGGGATCATGGGTTTTGGCGGATCCAAGTAGAACGTGACTGCTTAGAGCTCATGAACATGCTCCAGCAGGGGACTGTGAAGATTGTATTCTATCGATTATAGTGGATACCAGGAACTTTATGCTATAAAGTTTGGACTGTGGTGCTTCGGCACATTTATAGGGAAACTAATTTCGTTGCTGACGGTTTAGCCAGGAGTGCACCTAGAGATGGGATTGGTATTGTCTACTTCACCTCTACAAATCCAAGAGTAGTTGGAATAGAGCTTTTGCGTTGATGTCTTcttctataatatatatatatatatatatatatatatatatatatatataaaagaaagtaTTATGgatgtttaaatttaaattttaaatctgtTGAATATTatgattgaataaattaattgaatttgGTTCAATTTCAATGTTGAGATTTGCTTGGTACTTACCAACCCAATGTCTCATATTAACTTTCAAATTCTATGAAAAGAATTAATAGTGTTGAAATGGACGGTTGATAAATTATTAAGAAAATCGAGTGTTTGATTGGAAGTGATTATTGTTGTGCCCATTGAAGGCGGCACTGTAACATGAACACACAAGGTTGTATATACAGTTTTGTTTCTCCTACGTTTGTGGAGCCTAATTCAATGAGTAAATTCATTATCTTTCAACTCTACACAACAAGTGATTAAAGTCCTATCACACCCCAGTATAACAACCTCCCTTTGTACTTAAATATCTAGATCATTCACCTTTACATTTTCAGGGGAGAACTTAGGTAATAAACCAAGCAACAAACTTGTTTATTTTCTCAAATGCACTATCAAAAACAAGTTCTTAAAATGAACAAATAAGTTCTCTCAATACTTGGTACAAAATCTATACAAGTCTCCCAAATATATAAGAGTTTTAAGTTTTGCTAACATACGAAATCAATTATAATGTAGTCCCTTAACATCAACAGCTAAACTAGcaaaatacaataaataataaaaactaataTAATATGGACTATTGGAGATATATCCTTAATGCTATCTCGATCCAATCTCCACAATCCAAAGGATCCAATTACTTGATCTTCATAGTTGGACGTTGATATTTTCATATTATCATCATCGTTTTCAAGCCAAATATTTAGTTTCAAAAATTGCTAACTCTAAACATGGCAAGTAATAGAGTCTATTACAATGCTATCTATAGTGGCCATTACCGTTGGCACTTCACAAGCCATTTTTGAAACTTACTTCTACAATTTTTTTCTCTGGACAATTTTTTGAACAAAACCAATTCAAATGAGGAAGCTTATAAACAGTAACAAAAAATGCTTCCTTTTAGTACAATCCCCTTATCCATCACACTTAACTTAAAACATAATCAAGTAAATCAACCATTAATGCCTTTTAAGTATTTGTATCAACAACCAAAGTACTAGCATTATATCTAAGTAAGATGAAGATAAGTGTTTGTACACCAAAATAAAATCCATCAATCCATTAGAAAAGTTAGTCATTACAaatatttcaaaagaaatacTCAAAATGAAATGAAGCTTGTAATAACCAAAAGTAAAATAAACTCCCATTAGTAAGAGCAATCAACTTGTCACCATCTTAGTCATCATCTCCTTCCTCTTTACTTccctttttgttaaaaaaatatgTTGAACATTATTGTTCGAATTGAGTTAATAAATCATTACGGAAAGTAATTTCTTAATCTCGAATGTTGAAGATGTACCTTAGACTTGCTTAATAATAGGTTTGTAGACCAAGTCTTTAGGGATTTAAATTTATGTTACATACATTTTAGGAGAAAGTTAAGTGTTTGTGCCATGTTTTTTAGGAGTAACTTTTGCAGGTTTTtgttaatattttactatataatATGAACAATACAACAAATTATAGTGTGCTTCCAATATATCTTTCtttcatattttttatgttttatattgttGCTAAAATActaacaattggtatcagagcttttaTCTTAAGGGATATGTTAGTTGAGAGAAACACGTAAGCTTTAGACATGAAAGTTGACACAACGTTGTCTCATATTGTTCCACCAATTTTTTATGGTGGTAACTATCAGGCTTGGGATGTTAGAATGGCAGTCTATCTTGATGCAATGGATCTTTGGAAGCAGTACAAGAAGACTACGATGTTTCGTTTTTTCCAGCAAATCCAACAATGAATGAACTAGAGACTCACAAAGAGAAGAAGACAAGGAAGTCCAAAGCTAAAGCATGTATTTTCTCTACTGTTTCAAGCAAAATATTTACAAGAATCATGAATTTGGGGTCAGCAAAAGAAATTTGAGACTACCTCAAGAAAGAATATCAGGGCAATGAAAGAACAAAAAATATTCAAGTGCTCAATCTGATCAAAGagtttgaaatgatgaaaatgaaGAAGACAGAAACCATTAAAGACTATTCTGACAAGTTGGAAGGCATAGTAAACAAGGTAAGATTGTTGGGTAAGGATTTTTCCGATGATCGAATAGTGTAAAAAATTCTTGTCACTTTGCCTTAAAATATAAGTCTAAAATTTCTTCATTAGAAGAATTTAAGGATTTGTCAAGTATATCCTTGGCATAATTAGTGAATGTATTGGAGGCTCCAAAACAAAGGAGAAAGATGAGACAAGAAGCATCAGTAGAGGGTGCTTTTCAAGTAAAGTTTGAAAATTCAGGAAGCAAAAACAAGAAAATTAAAGATGAGACCAACAACAATAACAACAACGAAACATATCCACTATGTCCACATTGTAAGAAGATAAATCACTTGCTAAAAAAATGTTGGTGGAGGTCTAATATTAAATGCAGAAAATGTGTTAGTATTGAGGACATAGAGCAGGTCTGTAAATCTCAATAACATGAAGAGGCAAAAGCATCTACTGAGTAACAAGAAGATAAGTTCCTTTTTGTGGCGACATGTTTCTCCAATGATTCTTGGTTGATCAATAGCGGTTGCACAAATTACATGACCAATGACCCAACACTTTTCAAAGAActtgataaaattattatttccaAAATAAAAATTGGAAATAGTGAGTTTATTCCAGTTAAGGGAAAAAGAGCAGTTGTTATTGAAAGTTTAATAGGTTTGAAACACATAACTAATGTTCTATATGTTCCTCACATTGACCAAAATCTTCTAAGTGTTGGGTAGTTGATTGAAAAAGGATTCAATATCATATTTGAAGAAAAATGGTGCTTGATCAAAGACTCAAAAGGTAGAGATGTATTCAAAGTAAAAATGAAAGCAAAAAGTTTTGCTCTAAATCTAATGGAGGAGAAGTCAACAATGAACCAATTGCTAGAGACTCTTCAGTACTTTGATGACAACATCGATGATGTTCCAGTTCGTGACATAAGATCTTTATCTAAAATTTATGAAAGGTGCAATATTGCTATATTTGAGTCTTCTGAGTTTAAAGGAGCTGAGAAGGATGACAAGTGGATTGAAGCAATGAGAGAAAAGCAACCCGATGTATTCCAAGTCAAGCGACAAGAGGAGAAAGTCTACATGTTAAAGAAGGCCTCATGTGGTTTTAAACAAACTTCCAGGGCCTGGTACAACAAGGTTGATGGATATCATTTGAAAGAAGAACAGAAGATTGGTGAAGTcaaacttactgggtttcgacttttcttgtTTATCCTAAATAACCGAacaaccttttaaaaaaaaatttagaatatatgaattttaaataaaggcaagctcattctcaaagtttGAGATGTCGTGTCTTAACTTACTGGgcatgacattttattacttcgagatgagaGAGTCTTTAACGTTTGTTTTAATCTATTCGGTCATTTTCAAATTAGCGTTTTTacgaagagggatcgtatttcaatgtctttcaagctttcaattttcgacactaagatattaattaatcaactaggtaccaatttttgggcgctacgagggtgctaatccctcctcgtgcgtaaccgactcccgaacctatttttcttgatttacgtggaccaaaatcgttgtttaaataaatcaaaccatttattaaaaacaaccacttttacaaggtgatcAATCACACCTagaaagattggtggcgactcccgttttcttttttctccaagtcgatacctgtttttttaaaaatggttacaacagcttggcgactccactgtgGATTCTTATAAGAGAGTCAAgtcacaagttgattaacttttgtcttttttcgaaaattgagaatttggttttgatataaGATCTCTTCATTGCGTTTCACCCGTTTTTCGtactgttttcatcattttattcctattttctttaatcgtttcaagtttttatgcatatatcttctcgcattgcattgcatgaccgttgtggtcacacccttatgtgggagtgagaaactacgccttcgtgaggttttcgcctccgtgcaggatagtggatcacttttggaatacatccgtacctatggtttcgtgagattttcatctccgtgtagccatagggaaatgtattcccctgaattgaactcgattcaaatgagcctataatgggtgaggatcgaggaatctgctgattcaggtacctcaaactttagaagcaacctcatatagaaaaaccgtaagaaCCCAACTTAGTTAGGATTAAACCTTAGATATTACCCCTATAAACTatcgttgagatttattgatatcatgcaATACTGACtacttcttttcttttgtttgcatgtcattttgcatttataaaggtatcgattcacagtcagtttctaagttaggaagttttattatggaaaacggacttcttgatagagtggaggacaaTGTCGATGTTCATAAATGGTCAGAGCAAACTCAATTAGAAAAGGGAGACAGTATAGTTATAGGATATGTGTCGGAGCTGCCAGATTATACTCGTAtaagtgtcacacagaataatctccaatagcttaaggaaatttgggatcagtggggcaatggGACCAAACAGTTATTCTATGATAATTACGGAGATTTACCTTGCTTACTCGATATTCAGGTATATGAGCACTTATTccgagcccttgctcagttttggaacccggcgTATAGCTGTTTCACATTTGGAGAAGTAGACTTGGTACCTACCGTAGAGGAGTACACCGCCTTACTTCGTTGTCCCAGGTTTCTGAGTGATAGGATTTATTCTCGAGCTGtttgtgtccctaccttttggaagaaattaatgGCCATTACGGGGATGAACGAGTAGTGGGTCACTGCCAGAATTAAAGAGAaaggtgagtgcaagtgcatctCGTGGGGcgctttgaaaattttgattttgacacaccctgatgagacgaagaaggtagacatttttgccttaagtttgtatggactgatggttttccctagggctttgggatatgtggacgaggtaaccacggatctttttcatcgactcagcAAAAGGGTCACTTCTGTCCTTGCGATTTTGGCGGAAACATTCAGGTCcttaggtgcatgtaggagggctggCGCAGGCAGGTTTATAGgatgtgctcagttacttttggcttggttctatAGTCACTTTCGGTTGATTGATAAGACTGTTTGTCAAGTTTTCTTTGAGAACTACTCCCCAGtgaaagatatagtagcctcGTCTAGAAAAGTGGATGTGCCGAAGGAGAATTGGATAGCATTACTTCGGAATCTTCAGTCGAAGGATGTGAAATGGAGAGCTCCATGGATAGTTCCTGGTGATATACTTTATCGATGTGGCAGCTTTAATTGGGTTCCccttgttgggaatttggggtgccattggttatgcccttTTGCTCGTGCTgaggcagcatggattgagacagttcgtACCAGTGACTCAGGGGTTAGCTCAAAGTGAGTTTGCATacagaggagccgattacaagaggaaggttagtgaagtttctagtgcttggaacaaGACTTATCGATTGAAGGGAGTGGCATTAATCCTGCTACGACACCGGAATATGTTGAGTGGAGGAGTAGAAGGATTAACGATAATGTCCCTATGACAAAAATGGAGGAAGttcgaccaatggaggaatatttacAAGTGATACCCTTGGAGCTTGATATCATGAAGCAAGAATTTAAGAGAAAGAATTTGGAACTCGAAAAGAAGATAGAAAAACTTGAGGAGGAGAAGATGTACCTAAGTCTAGATGTCGACCTGCAAAAGAAGGAGGTTGAAAAGGttaggaaagaaaagaggaaggtTGAGGAAGACAGagatgatttaaaagaaaagtatAAGAAGGCACAAGTATCTTCGAAGCAAGTGGGGTTAGGAAGGTCTTTAGAACAGTGGCAGAAAGAAGTTCTAGAGGAAAAAGTTATAGCCGAATACTGGGAGAAGAAGTGCTAAGAAATGCGGTCGCAGAATTTGACATTAGAGAGagagaataaagggttgaagactaaggtaactgagcttggaagatctCTTCATTGGCATAGAAACCATGATCCTACGGTCGAGTTAGAAGAGCTAAAAAgtaaggttgaagatttggaagcGGCATTACATGGTAGTGAACTTCGGATTGAGCAGTTCGAGGTGCAAGAAGATTGTCTCAAAGAAGAGCTCCATCAAGTTAAAGGTCAAGTCGAGATAGGGATTATATTATTGAGAGGCAATAGCCGGATCCGAGAGGTTCTTGAATCTATTCAAGACTTAGCGATGAAGCGGATGCTTTGAGCATGATGTATGAGTTAACGTCTGATAAaggtcgagagttagcccttttattagataaagttagaactttgggcattagggcaaaggcgtatatgtaatccatttatatgtaaagatattctttttctaaataaagttttcgaaatgagattgaatcgagatcgatacccttttgcattcatgcatttgcattacattacatcaaagaaaagaatatgttgattcgaaattcgattcataaatagaatagtttgtcataaggaaacgaatttcttgataaaatgGATTCTAGTGTCGTCGTCTGAATATAGTTCAAGTAAACACGACGAGAGAAAGCTGATAATCcacggaggaatacatgatgtaattgccagaAATTTAAGCCAACAAAGGTTATCCAAGAGAATGATGAGAGAAAGCTGAaagtccacgaaggaatacatgacttgatttaattgccaacgaagattatccaagagccTACACTTTTTGATGAGTATTATGAAGATAAgcgagcaagagatcgaggctcagattaagcaaCAAGGAGCTAGCAGAGGCATCTTTTAGAGAATTTATaggattcgaccatgaagaaaagatcaacgtttacttggactatgaagggcaagaccgcatatgtaatctattttcatgtaaagaaatctgttttctagaaaagttattctaatggaattgaattcaagatcaacatctccttttctttttacattcatgcatttgcattacatcacatcatatgcattcaaaattatagaaagaccctaattagttaaagtttacttccagagaggtagaaaaggaaaatctggaaatcacacatccctacggcactcgcactaaaactaagagtatggatcaaaggttcgaaCAATTGCAAAAGTTTATGCAAGACCAATTGCAATAGCAGTTGGCTAAGATGCAGAATGACATGAGGGAACAAATACTAGAGGTTCAGAGGAGTATGACAGCCGAAATGGCTCAGCTTCTAAGGGCCACTGATAAAGGGAAGACCCCCATGGCTATCACTGATGAGGAGGATGAAGATCATCCTCTAGGTTTCACTCCGCCACGTGTGCCACTACAAATTGAGGTACCTCTTAGAAGGTCATCTGTTACTGTAAGACCTCAACATGGGCCAGTTGATGCTGGAATCCCCgtgaatttcccatctgggtcGGGAAATAACGTAGGCGATAGCCTGATCAACCCTGTTACTCCTGATCTAGATATGATGGAGAGGGAAAGAATGGCAACTGAATCCTCAAAACAGTTGGAGGATCGTTGCAAGTGGTTGGAAGAgaaatttagggttttggaaGGCGCTAGCAatcatcaagggattgatgccaaagacttaagtttggtcccagacttggtgcttcctcataaatttaagatgtcggagtttgaaaagtataacgggactacttgcccagaggcacacataacaatgttttgtaggagaatgactgggtatgtgaacaataatcaactattgatccattattttcaagacagcttagtaggagcagtggctaggtggtacaatcagttaaGTCGTGCAAGAatcggttcatggagagatcttgcacaacccttcatgcaacagtacaaccatgtgactgatatgacgccagacAAGATCACACTTCAAAATATGGAGAAGaagcctaatgaaaattttaggcaataCGCACAATGATGGAGGGAAGTAGCAATGCAAGTACAGCCACCACTGTTGGAAAAGGAGACCACCATGTATTTATCAACACTCTGAAggcgccattcatcactcacatgattggaagcaccaCGAAAAGTTTCACGGATATAAttatggcaggagagat encodes:
- the LOC108474412 gene encoding 3-hydroxy-3-methylglutaryl-coenzyme A reductase 1-like, translated to MEAPRLYSTKPVQSLKPTKKIPLEEDHGKASDALPLPLHLTNALFFSLFFSVVYFLLSRWREKIRTSTALHVVTFSDIIALLSFFASFIYLLGFFGIDFVQSLVFQPSPDVWVAEDEEDDNEVLLAKEDTRKVPCGQALDCSLPPLPPAAPIVTPQKVFDEKPVTVTTEEDEELIKSVVDGTTPSYSLESKLGDCKRAAAIRREALQRLTGKSLSGLPLDGLDYESILGQCCEMPVGYVQIPVGIAGPLLVNGREYSVPMATTEGCLVASTNRGCKAIHLSGGATSVLLKDGMTRAPCVRFGTAKRAADLKLYLEDPDNFETLSVVFNRSSRFGRLQGIKCAIAGKNLYIRFTCSTGDAMGMNMVSKGVQNVLDFLQTDFPDMDVIGISGNFCSDKKPAAVNWIEGRGKSVVCEAIIKGDVIKKVLKTSVESLVELNMLKNLTGSAMAGALGGFNAHASNIVTAIYLATGQDPAQNVESSHCITMMEAVNEGKDLHISVTMPSIEVGTVGGGTQLASQSACLNLLGVKGASKETPGANSRTLATIVASAVLAGELSLMSALAAGQLVKSHMKYNRSSKDVSKATS
- the LOC128290534 gene encoding uncharacterized protein LOC128290534 codes for the protein MEEVRPMEEYLQVIPLELDIMKQEFKRKNLELEKKIEKLEEEKMYLSLDVDLQKKEVEKVRKEKRKVEEDRDDLKEKYKKAQVSSKQVGLGRSLEQWQKEVLEEKVIAEYWEKKC